From the Pyramidobacter porci genome, the window GACGTCTTGAGCCGTTTGATCTATGGCGCCCGCGTCTCGCTGCAGGTCGGACTGGTGGCCGTTTCCATTTCGCTGCTCGTGGGCGGATCGCTGGGCGCGATCGCCGGCTTTTACGGAGGCAAACTCGACAACCTGATCATGCGCCTGATGGACGTGCAGCTAGCCGTGCCTTCCACGCTGCTGGCCATCGCGATCGCGGCGGCGCTGGGGCCGGGGCTGTTCAATCTGATGATCGCCGTCGGCATTTCCTCGGTGCCGCGGTTCGCGCGCCTGCTGCGCGCCTCGGTGCTCTCGGTCAAGGAAATGGAGTTCGTCGAAGCGGCGCGAGCCATGGGCGCCAGCGATTTCCGCATCATCGTGCTGCATATCCTGCCGAACTGCTGCGCGCCGCTGATCGTCCAGGCGACGCTGAGCGTCGCCAACGCGATCCTGTCGTCGGCGTCGCTG encodes:
- a CDS encoding ABC transporter permease, whose protein sequence is MLLKKNSMLRLTLVRLRRNHLAMIGLAIVLTLIFVAVFADYIAPFKYSRQHLRETLQAPNAKYLLGTDEFGRDVLSRLIYGARVSLQVGLVAVSISLLVGGSLGAIAGFYGGKLDNLIMRLMDVQLAVPSTLLAIAIAAALGPGLFNLMIAVGISSVPRFARLLRASVLSVKEMEFVEAARAMGASDFRIIVLHILPNCCAPLIVQATLSVANAILSSASLSFIGLGIQPPYPEWGGMLSSARDYLRSSPYLSMFPGIAIVVTIIALNFIGDGLRDALDPKQKR